From the Paraflavitalea soli genome, the window GACGCATACTCATAGGTAGGTCATTTAAAGGGTTTTTAAGGTTTAAAGGCTACAAGTCAGACAGAAGAAAAACGTATAATGGACTGTTTTCTTATATCCGGACGACCAACTTATAAAAGTTCGTGTTCAGCAATTTAATGATTTCCGGCCCGGAAACCAAATATTTGTACTCTAAATTGCTGGTTGTCAGTAGCTTTAAAGTATTTCGGATTATATATGTCTTTCCCTACCTTTAACGGGAGTTGCAACAAAAAAATTTTGGGGGTTCCATTATTTTTCTATTATTGCGCATTGGTATTACAAAAAGATCAATACAAGGAGTAGATGAGTAAGAAACAACAATTTACGTTAGAGTATCCGTTAAGATGTTCTCCTTCCATTTTATATGAATTCCTTAGTACAGCTGCTGGTTTGCAGGAATGGTTTGCTGATAAAGTGGATGAGCGGGATAATGTTTTTAGTTTTTCCTGGAATGGGACAACAGATAGGGCTGAAGTATTAGAGACTGAGCAGGATAAATACATCCGGTTTCATTGGTTACACCAACCTACTGATGAATTTTTTGAGTTTCGCATTGAGAAATCAGAAGTTACTAATCAGACTATTTTGGTGATCCGTGATTTTGCAGAGAAAGGGGAAGTGAAAGATCAAAGCCAGTTATGGGCTTATCAGGTTAAGGACTTATTTCACCGCCTGGGCAATTAATGACCCAGCGCTTGCAATATCACCTGGTACAGGTGCAGTAATTTTCCGTGAGCCAGCTCCCACTGCTCCAACGGAATGTTAGCGGATAACTTACAGAAGTCACTACCCGATAGCCATTTTTCTATCGTGGGCTTATCTAATTGATGTAGCGGGA encodes:
- a CDS encoding START-like domain-containing protein codes for the protein MSKKQQFTLEYPLRCSPSILYEFLSTAAGLQEWFADKVDERDNVFSFSWNGTTDRAEVLETEQDKYIRFHWLHQPTDEFFEFRIEKSEVTNQTILVIRDFAEKGEVKDQSQLWAYQVKDLFHRLGN